Sequence from the Carassius gibelio isolate Cgi1373 ecotype wild population from Czech Republic chromosome A7, carGib1.2-hapl.c, whole genome shotgun sequence genome:
TCTGCACAGAGAAACGGTTTCAAACGTACCTTTTTTGAAAGCCGCTAGTTGAGTCAGAGAGGGGCCGTGTTGTACCCCTTAACCTGTGTGTTTAACTCAAACGTAATCAAAGGAACCCGCGTTGGAATTTATTCAGCGTTTAAACtctgttcttattttttaaacaacCGGCAGCGCGTTTAGATAACTCCATAGAGACAAAGAACCAAGTGGTAATTATAAGACTTGCAAGTGTTTCCGACAACACTGGCCAGTGGATCAGTCTTGCGGATATGACTGCGCGACTCGACGTTTGAATGGATCAGTTTTGGGCGAGCCTGGGACCAAAATTAAAGACTTTCTGAAAGACTGATGGTAGTTTTCACACGTTCATTTGCTCACTGCCGAGGATAAGGCCACAAGGAGCTGCATAAAGGATCGCAAACAAATGGATGAACATGCTCCTGTTCACCTGCATGTCCAGGGAATTTATCACAAGCAAACAGTTTGGAGACAAACcgtttattttcaagtttaactAGCACGTCATGTAGCCTGTAGAAAATgccatagtgttttttttaatttatcttcaaagtaaaatatttatttttgtagatcATCAAAAAGTATTAGTTTTTAACAgttcgttttgtgtgtgtgtgtacttgtttttgttttattattgtattattcttTTGATCTGTTATCTCATCTGCTGTTGAAACACTTGAATGATGCTTGTGCCCACACTGtatttcgctgtatttatgtagTACACTATTTAAACTGTAGTTGTTTTCAGGTGGCATCTAAGAGAAATTCAGTCAgtactttatattttaatctgTAGTTGACCTTATATTTAAACACAATGGATCGACTTGGCAGCAAACTGAAGCAAAAGCTCAAACTGAGTGACTCGGGAAGTGTCAAATtcagcaaaaagaaaaatgacTTGGCCAATGCAAATAACAACAGTAATAGCAACAATGCCAATAATGGAACGGTGACACAGAGCAGCGCACCCACGAGCACGTCTCAGTTCCCACTCTCCGGTTCCACCTCTGTAGAGGTGTGTGGTCAGTCAGCCGGAAGACCTGGCAAAGTGGGCACTTCTCAGAGAATCATCCCCTCGAATACCACCTCAGCTACGGTACCTGAGGATTGTGGGCCTGGGATCGAACATCACCCGTCTACTCTTGCCCCTCTGCGGCGCCGGTCGCCCCAACAACGAGTGTCGTGCTACTTGCCTGAAACAGTGGAACGGGGTGACTCGCCCAGAGGCGAAGGTGACCCACAGGGGGCATACAGCCCAAATTCTCGTGTGGCCTTGAAGCAGCGGCGTTATTCTCTGGAGCTCCAGCAGCTTGTTCGCCGCCAGCAGCTTCTCGCCCAGCCTCCTCCATTGTCGTCTGTACCACCTCCGTACCCGACGCACAGCTCGGCTGCTCGTTCATCTGCCATGGAGTCCAGCTTCCTCCACGATTTAGAGCGTCACAAGCGCTTATCCTTGCAGGAAGCTCTGTTCTACAAGCGTTTGAGCTCAGGTGGTGAACCTTGGGACAGCGGGCGCCCCGCTTCCCTCTCTCATCCACCGCAGAGGACCCATGACAGCGGCATAGGGGGGTTCTTCTACCCTCCTGCACCAGCGTTGAGCCCTTGCTCTTCTTTCAGCTTACAAGAGTCCGTGTTGGCAAGCCCTCGTTCCAGTTTTGCGAGCAGTACCGCAAGTGGAGGAGGCGGAGGTGGTGGGAGTCCCATGGGAAGTCGGTGCAGCAGTAACCGGACCAGCGGCATTAGTTTGGGCTACGACACTCGGCATACACCTGGGCCTGCCCAGCAGCTACAGCTCTGCTCGACCCAACTCGGTGGCAGCACCTTTGGTCAGGTTTACCCTGTACAGGTGTCAGGGCAAACAGGCATGCCCCCTATGGAGGTTTGGAGGGACTGTCTTGAAGGGGTTTCGGGAGTTGGAGGAAGTGTGCAAGACAGCCGACACTCATATCCGCCTGCGGTAAGCACACACACTGTCACCTTCCACCGAGCAGAACCAGAATGGGGTCCCACTGACCAGCGGGGATCAAGAGGTGATGGCGTTGGCGAGAGGGCGCGACACTCCGACTTGCTAGGAACCCGATACCAGCAGGAGCTCACCCGCCTGCTATTGAGAGATGCTGCCCTGGAAGGAGAAGCATTACTTGGGGGTCTGACATTAAAAGAACAGCCTGTGCCTACCACCATCATATCCAGCTCTGTATCAACTTCAGCCCCAGTCGGAGCTCCAGGGAAATCCCTGGAAGAACAGTCATCTGGAAGAGATTCTGTGTCATCTGTGGACAGACAGGAGTACTTCGGTGAGATCACAAACTCATCCAATTAGGCTAGTTTATTACTGCTCATGTGTTTTTCTGTCAGTaggttgtgaatgtgtgtgatgtgGTGAGATGAAGACTGTTTCGGACCTGCTTAAACTTGCAAACATTCTCTGAAGCAAAAAGCAAGACATGAAACGCATTCAGTCAGACCTCAAAAATACACTCTAGCCCTCCTTTTTCAGTCCGTTTCTCTAACAAACCATAATAACTAACTCGCAAGTCACAGAGGGAATATATAACCCCTCCACCCAAGGCTACATAGAATTCTGAACAGACTCCAAAGACAAAAATATCTGCCTAGAGCGAGCATAGTGATTATGCATGACCCCAAATTACAGGCTCTGTGATATGCTGGTCGTACCAAAGAGCTGTGAGTAATGCAGTAGGAAGGACAGAGGCTTGGTTGAAAGGagggttctgtgtgtgtgtaagtgctttCAGCTTTCAGCCAGCCACAGATTGAATGAgggtgtgttcatgtgtgttagCGTGCACTAGCGTGTGCTGGCGTGTGCTTGTTTAGCTCAGGTATTTGAGTCCTGAGGGAaggctctctcacacactcaattGTGAGGGTTGGGTGTGTGTTTTTGCTTTCTGTGTGTGTAGCACTTTGTTGCAACAAGGAAACCTCCCTGTTGTCTGAAAAGCACCTGTGTAAAGTTTTAAGACATTACCTCATTCCGACACACAATACCTTATTCCTGTATCCAACAACcaattagccttttttttttttttgagtaatgaAGGGGTTTTGAAGTACAGatttatctatgtgtgtgtgtgtgtgtgtgtgtgtgtactgttacTACAAGAAACAAACCCTCT
This genomic interval carries:
- the LOC128017136 gene encoding LIM domain-containing protein ajuba, which gives rise to MDRLGSKLKQKLKLSDSGSVKFSKKKNDLANANNNSNSNNANNGTVTQSSAPTSTSQFPLSGSTSVEVCGQSAGRPGKVGTSQRIIPSNTTSATVPEDCGPGIEHHPSTLAPLRRRSPQQRVSCYLPETVERGDSPRGEGDPQGAYSPNSRVALKQRRYSLELQQLVRRQQLLAQPPPLSSVPPPYPTHSSAARSSAMESSFLHDLERHKRLSLQEALFYKRLSSGGEPWDSGRPASLSHPPQRTHDSGIGGFFYPPAPALSPCSSFSLQESVLASPRSSFASSTASGGGGGGGSPMGSRCSSNRTSGISLGYDTRHTPGPAQQLQLCSTQLGGSTFGQVYPVQVSGQTGMPPMEVWRDCLEGVSGVGGSVQDSRHSYPPAVSTHTVTFHRAEPEWGPTDQRGSRGDGVGERARHSDLLGTRYQQELTRLLLRDAALEGEALLGGLTLKEQPVPTTIISSSVSTSAPVGAPGKSLEEQSSGRDSVSSVDRQEYFGTCVKCSKGVYGADNACQALDSLYHTRCFTCVSCGRTLRNKDFYNVSGSVYCKEDYMFSGFQEAAEKCSVCGHLILDQILQALGNSYHPGCFRCTVCSKALDGVPFTVDYLNNVYCVSDYNRTFAPKCAACLQPILPAEGSEEILRVVSMNKDYHFECYHCEECGKQLSDEPGSQCFPLDSHLLCHSCHMTRVCVTHNLPPRNTH